A window of the Streptomyces sp. NBC_00454 genome harbors these coding sequences:
- a CDS encoding DUF6328 family protein produces MPSGEEAGRGESAEERADRQWQELMQEIRVAQTGVQILFGFLLTVAFTPVFAGLAEAEKTIYVVTVVLGSLATGALIGPVAFHRMVAGRRIKPDAVAWAARLTFTGLVLLLATSTAALFLVLRVATHNALVPWLVGGVLAWYVLCWFVLPLWARVRHTDR; encoded by the coding sequence ATGCCGAGCGGTGAGGAGGCGGGGCGGGGCGAATCCGCGGAGGAACGCGCGGACCGGCAGTGGCAGGAGCTCATGCAGGAGATCCGGGTCGCTCAGACGGGCGTGCAGATCCTTTTCGGATTCCTGCTCACGGTGGCCTTCACGCCCGTCTTCGCAGGACTTGCGGAGGCGGAGAAGACGATCTACGTGGTCACGGTGGTGCTGGGGTCGCTGGCGACCGGCGCGCTGATCGGGCCGGTGGCCTTCCACCGCATGGTCGCGGGACGCCGGATCAAGCCCGATGCGGTCGCGTGGGCAGCGCGCTTGACGTTCACCGGCCTCGTCCTGCTCCTGGCCACGAGTACCGCGGCCCTCTTCCTCGTCCTGCGGGTCGCCACGCACAACGCCCTCGTGCCGTGGCTCGTGGGGGGAGTGCTGGCCTGGTACGTGCTGTGCTGGTTCGTTCTGCCCCTGTGGGCTCGGGTCCGCCACACTGACCGGTGA
- a CDS encoding isoamylase early set domain-containing protein, with amino-acid sequence MLERKQLKGRTQVTFILPEDTPDGPVSVVGDFNHWNPAAHPLASRGDGTRATTVALARHGSHSFRYLAAGDYWFDDEHADSHDGTNSRLHT; translated from the coding sequence GTGCTCGAACGCAAGCAACTCAAGGGCCGTACCCAGGTCACTTTCATCCTCCCCGAGGACACCCCGGACGGGCCCGTCAGCGTCGTCGGAGACTTCAACCACTGGAACCCGGCCGCCCACCCCCTGGCGTCCCGCGGCGACGGCACCCGCGCCACGACCGTCGCGCTGGCCCGCCACGGATCGCATTCCTTCCGCTACCTCGCGGCCGGCGACTACTGGTTCGACGACGAGCACGCCGACAGCCACGACGGCACCAACAGCCGGCTCCACACCTGA
- a CDS encoding ATP-binding protein: MAVKAVGWARSFPVAEGVGAARQWTAGHLASLPWSRSAADTAYSVLLCVSELVTNAHLHAVGTAHLVLTWDGSCLHVSVADADPRLPRPREPDADDGATSGRGLGIVSALADSLDVHASHGGKAITACFRPTGGRNRHPAGPYSNSS; the protein is encoded by the coding sequence ATGGCGGTCAAGGCAGTGGGCTGGGCACGTTCGTTTCCCGTCGCGGAGGGAGTCGGGGCAGCGCGGCAGTGGACCGCCGGGCACCTGGCGTCTCTGCCGTGGAGCCGTTCGGCGGCCGATACCGCGTACTCCGTGCTGCTCTGCGTCTCCGAACTCGTCACCAACGCGCACCTGCACGCGGTCGGCACCGCGCATCTGGTGCTGACCTGGGACGGCTCCTGCCTGCACGTGAGCGTCGCCGACGCCGACCCGCGGCTCCCCCGCCCCCGTGAGCCCGATGCCGACGACGGGGCAACGTCCGGTCGTGGGCTGGGGATCGTCAGCGCACTCGCCGATTCACTGGACGTGCACGCGAGCCACGGCGGCAAAGCGATCACCGCGTGCTTCCGGCCCACCGGCGGGCGGAACCGGCACCCGGCCGGTCCGTACTCCAACTCCAGCTGA
- a CDS encoding STAS domain-containing protein: MTGARDAYRRGVLGDAYSAEGGWVVAARGELDQDTLAPLEEALTSAAGRYPLVVLDAGSITFGDSSFLNLLLRLHHLTVLRIAAPGEQLRRVFALTGADTILSLHASVEEALAA; encoded by the coding sequence ATGACCGGAGCGAGGGACGCGTACCGGAGAGGTGTGCTCGGGGACGCCTACTCGGCGGAGGGCGGGTGGGTGGTGGCGGCCCGCGGGGAGCTGGACCAGGACACGCTGGCCCCGCTGGAGGAGGCCCTCACCTCCGCTGCGGGCCGGTACCCGCTGGTGGTCCTGGACGCCGGATCGATCACCTTCGGGGACTCCTCCTTCCTGAACCTGCTGCTGCGGCTGCACCACCTCACCGTCCTGCGCATCGCCGCCCCCGGCGAGCAGCTGCGGCGGGTCTTCGCCCTGACCGGCGCCGATACCATCCTCTCCCTCCACGCGAGCGTGGAGGAGGCCCTGGCGGCGTGA
- a CDS encoding SigB/SigF/SigG family RNA polymerase sigma factor → MSRSATVTGPIRSTNAQAPARDRGTAGAPTRDVDRLQVENAREMAPGDARELSRHFFGRLRTLDEGTREYQYTRNTLIEMNVSLVQFAARPFRARVLSGGLDLDDVIQVGTIGLIKAIDRYDLEREVEFSTLALPYITGEIKRHFRDTTWAVHVPRRLQELRSELAKAQETLSEVLGRAPTVKELALHLELSEDEVIDGLVAANGYTSGSLDTAVAERDAASTTTRPLAERFGEVDPAMELFEEFHTLAPLLEQLAERDRIILQMRFGQEKTQAEIGAELGISQMQVSRILSRTLARLRAGMLTE, encoded by the coding sequence ATGTCTCGCTCGGCCACCGTCACGGGACCCATTCGTTCTACGAACGCGCAAGCCCCTGCACGTGACCGAGGAACCGCCGGAGCGCCAACGCGGGACGTGGACCGGCTCCAGGTGGAGAACGCCCGCGAGATGGCGCCGGGCGACGCCCGCGAGCTTTCGCGGCACTTCTTCGGGAGGCTGCGCACTCTGGACGAGGGGACGCGCGAGTACCAGTACACGCGCAACACACTGATCGAAATGAACGTCTCCCTCGTGCAGTTCGCGGCGCGGCCCTTCCGCGCCCGGGTTCTCAGCGGGGGTCTCGACCTGGACGACGTCATCCAGGTGGGAACGATCGGCCTCATCAAGGCCATCGACCGCTACGACCTCGAACGCGAGGTCGAGTTCTCCACGCTGGCCCTCCCCTACATCACCGGTGAGATCAAGCGCCACTTCCGCGACACCACCTGGGCCGTGCACGTACCGCGCCGCCTGCAGGAGCTGCGCTCGGAGCTCGCCAAAGCCCAGGAGACCTTGAGCGAGGTCCTGGGCAGGGCGCCGACGGTCAAGGAGCTGGCCCTCCACCTGGAGCTGTCCGAGGACGAGGTCATCGACGGGCTGGTGGCCGCGAACGGCTACACGAGCGGTTCGCTCGACACCGCCGTCGCGGAACGCGACGCGGCGTCCACGACGACACGGCCGCTCGCGGAGCGCTTCGGCGAGGTCGACCCCGCCATGGAGCTCTTCGAGGAGTTCCACACCCTGGCGCCCCTGCTGGAGCAGTTGGCGGAGCGCGACCGGATCATCCTGCAGATGCGCTTCGGCCAGGAGAAGACCCAGGCCGAGATCGGCGCCGAGCTGGGCATCTCCCAGATGCAGGTGTCGCGCATCCTGTCCCGAACCCTGGCCCGGTTGCGCGCCGGCATGCTCACGGAGTAG
- a CDS encoding STAS domain-containing protein, whose amino-acid sequence MTSPHRHTRSASPVGPQALTSQPLGDRPGARLSGSCDLDSRQALRDALGVVTRIPGPVVHLDLSAVVFLDPAAVAALVKVASALNGQGRRLLLHDPPYSLRKVVEMFPDECAALEVAA is encoded by the coding sequence ATGACCTCCCCTCACCGACACACCCGCTCCGCGTCCCCCGTCGGTCCGCAGGCCTTGACCTCCCAGCCGCTGGGGGACCGCCCCGGCGCCCGTCTGAGCGGCAGCTGCGACCTGGATTCCCGGCAAGCCCTGCGCGACGCGCTCGGCGTGGTGACCCGGATTCCCGGCCCCGTCGTCCACCTCGATCTCTCCGCCGTGGTGTTCCTCGACCCGGCCGCGGTCGCCGCCCTGGTGAAGGTGGCGTCCGCGCTCAACGGGCAAGGGCGGCGCCTGCTGCTCCACGACCCGCCGTACTCTCTCCGCAAGGTCGTGGAGATGTTCCCGGACGAATGCGCCGCGCTGGAGGTCGCAGCATGA
- a CDS encoding anti-sigma factor RsbA family regulatory protein, with protein MITVPAPAGPGAFVHPALFYEGLPAYVTGVGGFVRGALSANEPVLVAVPGPRLDALRESLGGSAAEVTWTDMTELGRNPGRILAALQDFADRHAGRAARIVGEPIWPGRTTAEVLEAIRHEALINTAFAGRAATVLCPYDVRGLTPAVLADARRTHPTLIEEGRDLPSPAYTDAARVSADCDRPLPEPDGDVPRLEYSHGGLAEVREYAEGWARGTTLTPARRGDLVLAVSEAAANSLSHGGGKGALRLWNTGGARGEVVVEIRDGGRLADPLAGRRRPSLASANGGRGLWMIHQLCDLVEVRATDSGFTLRLHMSTP; from the coding sequence ATGATCACTGTTCCTGCGCCCGCCGGGCCGGGGGCCTTCGTCCACCCCGCCCTCTTCTACGAGGGCCTCCCGGCGTACGTGACCGGCGTGGGCGGTTTCGTACGGGGCGCCCTGTCCGCGAACGAGCCGGTGCTCGTCGCCGTGCCGGGACCCCGCCTGGACGCCCTGCGGGAGAGCCTCGGCGGGAGCGCGGCGGAGGTCACCTGGACGGACATGACGGAGCTGGGCCGCAATCCCGGACGCATCCTGGCCGCCCTGCAGGATTTCGCCGACCGGCACGCGGGCCGGGCGGCCCGGATCGTCGGCGAGCCGATCTGGCCCGGCCGCACCACCGCCGAGGTGCTGGAGGCCATCCGCCACGAGGCCCTCATCAACACGGCCTTCGCCGGCCGGGCCGCGACCGTCCTGTGCCCCTACGACGTACGGGGGCTGACGCCCGCGGTGCTGGCCGACGCCCGGCGCACGCACCCCACGCTGATCGAAGAAGGCCGGGACCTGCCGAGCCCCGCCTACACGGACGCGGCGAGGGTGTCCGCGGACTGCGATCGCCCCCTGCCCGAACCCGACGGCGACGTACCCCGGCTCGAGTACTCCCACGGAGGGCTGGCCGAGGTCCGCGAGTACGCCGAGGGGTGGGCACGCGGAACGACCCTGACCCCGGCGCGGCGCGGCGACCTCGTCCTGGCCGTCAGCGAGGCGGCGGCCAACTCCCTCTCCCACGGCGGCGGGAAGGGGGCCCTGCGACTGTGGAACACGGGCGGCGCCCGGGGAGAAGTCGTCGTCGAGATCCGCGACGGCGGCCGACTGGCCGACCCCCTGGCGGGGCGCCGCCGGCCCTCCCTCGCCTCGGCCAACGGCGGCCGCGGCCTGTGGATGATCCACCAGCTCTGCGACCTGGTGGAGGTCCGCGCCACGGACAGCGGCTTCACGCTGCGACTCCACATGTCAACGCCCTGA
- a CDS encoding ATP-binding protein, translating to MSVGPAASQRRRLALMGVRGAVAKGRDFTREALRDWGWDGTETSEDTLLLVSELLTNASLHADGCHELVLTSGGSLRIEVYDGTTTLPKRDPSPQRGLPGGHGLYIVERLSDRWGSRAHEHGKAVWAEIEAARLLSGRPTGR from the coding sequence GTGAGCGTCGGCCCTGCCGCAAGTCAGCGCCGCAGGCTCGCCCTCATGGGGGTGCGCGGCGCCGTGGCCAAAGGCCGCGACTTCACCCGTGAGGCCCTGCGGGACTGGGGCTGGGACGGGACGGAGACCTCCGAGGACACCCTGCTCCTCGTGTCCGAGCTGCTGACCAACGCGTCCCTGCACGCGGACGGCTGTCACGAGCTCGTCCTGACGTCCGGTGGGTCTCTGCGCATCGAGGTCTACGACGGCACGACGACGCTGCCGAAGCGTGACCCGTCCCCGCAGCGCGGCCTCCCCGGCGGCCACGGCCTGTACATCGTGGAGCGCCTGTCCGATCGCTGGGGCTCGCGCGCCCATGAGCACGGGAAGGCCGTCTGGGCGGAGATCGAGGCCGCCCGGCTGCTGTCCGGCAGGCCCACCGGCCGCTGA
- a CDS encoding SRPBCC family protein: MSHVEEYVEVNVPVRTAYNQWTQFEDFPVFMEGVQRVVQRTDTLTHWVTNVNGVQREFDAQITEQLPDRRVAWMTVDGEARQAGLVTFQPIDATTTKVVVHMNWAPEGLAETAADKLGFVKRQVAGDLKRFKLFIEGRGVATGSWRGEI, translated from the coding sequence ATGTCGCACGTCGAGGAGTACGTCGAGGTCAACGTCCCCGTACGCACGGCCTACAACCAATGGACACAGTTCGAGGACTTCCCCGTCTTCATGGAGGGGGTCCAACGCGTCGTTCAGCGTACGGACACGCTCACCCACTGGGTGACGAACGTGAACGGTGTGCAGCGCGAGTTCGACGCGCAGATCACCGAGCAGCTCCCGGACCGGCGCGTCGCGTGGATGACGGTCGACGGGGAGGCCCGCCAGGCCGGGCTCGTCACCTTCCAGCCGATCGACGCGACCACCACCAAGGTCGTCGTGCACATGAACTGGGCCCCCGAGGGTCTGGCCGAGACGGCCGCCGACAAGCTCGGCTTCGTCAAGCGCCAGGTCGCCGGTGATCTGAAGCGGTTCAAGCTGTTCATCGAGGGGCGCGGGGTCGCGACGGGCAGCTGGCGCGGCGAGATCTGA
- a CDS encoding ribonuclease BN translates to MLSAIRRARAGRHWLRLRELGLWQRSLGFAALGFLTLVPLLIVVSAADTRGGQGFAQWLGDGLGVSPAARVEIERLFALPGQAWRTTTAFGLALLAVFGLSFGTMLQSGYESVWDLPPSRWWARWRHVLWLGVLVGVLYLSAVTAPWHDSPGRGFVTVAIGILFFWWSQRLLLGGRVPWTALMPGAVATMLGLFGLRIFSRLVFSPLIASSAVTYGPFGTVLVLQTWLVGIGVVVFGGALVGRLFHEEVLRRAGPGGTR, encoded by the coding sequence ATGCTCAGTGCGATCCGCCGGGCGCGGGCCGGGCGCCACTGGCTGCGCCTCCGGGAGCTCGGTCTGTGGCAGCGCTCCCTGGGGTTCGCCGCCCTCGGGTTCCTTACGCTGGTGCCCCTGCTGATCGTCGTGTCCGCGGCGGACACCCGCGGCGGACAGGGCTTCGCGCAGTGGCTGGGCGACGGGCTCGGTGTGTCGCCGGCCGCCAGGGTGGAGATCGAGCGGCTCTTCGCCCTGCCCGGCCAGGCCTGGCGGACCACGACCGCGTTCGGCCTCGCCCTGCTCGCCGTGTTCGGCCTGTCGTTCGGCACCATGCTGCAGAGCGGCTACGAGAGCGTCTGGGACCTGCCGCCGTCCCGCTGGTGGGCCCGATGGCGGCACGTGCTGTGGCTCGGGGTGCTCGTCGGGGTCCTCTACCTCTCGGCGGTCACGGCGCCCTGGCACGACTCCCCGGGCCGCGGCTTCGTCACGGTGGCGATCGGAATCCTCTTCTTCTGGTGGTCCCAGCGGCTGCTGCTCGGCGGCCGGGTCCCTTGGACGGCCCTGATGCCCGGGGCGGTGGCCACCATGCTCGGTCTGTTCGGGCTGCGGATCTTCTCCCGGCTCGTCTTCTCACCGCTGATCGCGTCCAGCGCCGTCACCTACGGCCCCTTCGGAACCGTCCTCGTCCTCCAGACCTGGCTCGTCGGCATCGGCGTCGTCGTGTTCGGGGGCGCGCTCGTCGGCAGGCTCTTCCACGAGGAGGTGCTGCGCCGGGCGGGGCCGGGCGGGACACGGTGA
- a CDS encoding PRC-barrel domain containing protein — translation MTENVWSYTSTAGHLAGTDPTGYKVEATDGAIGKVDKHSGEAGDAYLVVDTGVWIFGKEVLLPASTVIRIDEVEETVYVGGTKEQIKNAPEFHREKHLDDVGYRDVLGTYYSNGGPFGGRIV, via the coding sequence GTGACTGAGAACGTGTGGAGTTATACGTCGACCGCCGGCCACCTGGCCGGCACCGATCCGACCGGCTACAAGGTCGAGGCGACCGACGGCGCCATCGGCAAGGTGGACAAGCACTCCGGCGAGGCGGGTGACGCCTACCTCGTCGTGGACACCGGTGTCTGGATCTTCGGCAAGGAGGTCCTGCTCCCGGCGAGCACCGTGATCCGGATCGACGAGGTCGAGGAGACGGTCTACGTCGGCGGCACCAAGGAACAGATCAAGAACGCCCCGGAGTTCCACCGGGAGAAGCACCTCGACGACGTCGGGTACCGCGACGTCCTCGGCACGTACTACTCCAACGGCGGCCCCTTCGGCGGCCGCATTGTCTGA
- a CDS encoding WhiB family transcriptional regulator: MGNVTRLPGRAEHHWLWQERAACRELGSRLFFHPAGERGPEREARDAAAKEVCALCPVQRDCLRHALRVGEPFGVWGGLTEDERRRLRAVGGERSVLSSTA, encoded by the coding sequence GTGGGAAACGTGACACGTCTGCCCGGCCGTGCCGAGCACCACTGGTTGTGGCAGGAGCGGGCCGCCTGCCGGGAACTGGGCTCGCGCCTCTTCTTCCACCCCGCGGGCGAGCGGGGCCCGGAACGCGAGGCGCGGGACGCGGCGGCGAAAGAGGTGTGCGCGCTGTGCCCAGTGCAGCGCGACTGCCTGAGGCACGCGCTGCGGGTGGGGGAGCCGTTCGGGGTCTGGGGCGGGCTCACCGAGGACGAAAGGCGTCGGCTCCGCGCCGTTGGAGGGGAGCGGTCCGTACTGTCCTCCACCGCTTGA
- a CDS encoding glycoside hydrolase family 5 protein, with the protein MRRPLLPAVLGAALLLGALGASPAAVASASATSATPTADGTPAALSDSWRAPLSTRGRYIVDADGNRFKLKSANWHGAQGSWSGSGDINDPASHHDGEKSDQMPLGLDRAPIPRILDGFHELGINSIRLPFSNEMLHDQRPVSDASVAANPQLRGKTPLQVFDAVIAATTAEGFAVVLNNHTNTSRFCCGLDGNERWNTSQSTAQWEDDWIGLARRYKDNKRVVGADLYNEVRRTVTDDANWNWGDSHDWWAASQRLGDRLLTEANPDLLVIVEGINWQGIPADGLPHSRPTLEPVRTLSHTLVASNKLVYSAHFYGYTGPNHTGATGTGETHDPRYQDLSREDLFATLQRQAFYVTSETGTHFTAPLWISEFGIGSDETNPKARAWFGNFVDYLIANDTDFAYWPLVGWAGHGSWSILNFDDSGRRSGILDGADWRAANWNRLVSAPQKSGQVAVTDTWDMLNLDHADAVQSAHMRSLGDWDSGARKGTCPDGQRVLGLSHRDGRGLCTDAGAAALAAAVPVATVVSDERYVQQGDWAGGYSKYQCGPNQFMIGYSLRGQAVSAVLCARAGRTLGTNGRTVWFDRGDNRPAGGPGGEFASGNYKGQCGTDEYAAGIAFTGAWAKGKTPDALLCRKL; encoded by the coding sequence GTGAGAAGACCCCTACTGCCGGCGGTACTCGGCGCGGCGCTCCTGCTCGGAGCGCTCGGCGCCTCCCCGGCGGCCGTCGCGTCCGCGTCCGCGACGAGCGCGACTCCTACGGCGGACGGCACGCCTGCCGCCCTGTCCGACTCCTGGCGTGCGCCCCTCAGTACGCGGGGCCGCTACATCGTCGACGCGGACGGCAACCGCTTCAAGCTCAAGTCCGCGAACTGGCACGGCGCCCAAGGGTCGTGGAGCGGCTCCGGTGACATCAACGACCCGGCCAGCCACCACGACGGCGAGAAGTCCGACCAGATGCCGCTCGGCCTGGACCGCGCGCCGATCCCACGCATCCTCGACGGATTCCACGAGCTCGGCATCAACAGCATCCGGCTGCCGTTCTCGAACGAGATGCTCCACGACCAGCGCCCGGTCTCCGACGCCTCGGTCGCCGCCAACCCGCAACTGCGCGGCAAGACCCCGCTCCAGGTCTTCGACGCTGTCATCGCCGCCACCACCGCCGAGGGCTTCGCGGTGGTGCTCAACAACCACACCAACACCTCGCGCTTCTGCTGCGGTCTGGACGGCAACGAACGCTGGAACACCAGCCAGTCCACCGCACAATGGGAGGACGACTGGATCGGCCTCGCCCGCCGCTACAAGGACAACAAGCGCGTCGTCGGCGCCGACCTCTACAACGAGGTCCGCCGCACCGTCACCGACGACGCCAACTGGAACTGGGGCGACAGCCACGACTGGTGGGCCGCCTCGCAACGCCTCGGTGACCGGCTGCTCACCGAGGCCAACCCCGACCTGCTGGTGATCGTCGAAGGGATCAACTGGCAGGGCATCCCGGCCGACGGGCTGCCCCACAGCCGTCCCACCCTCGAACCGGTACGCACCCTCTCGCACACCCTGGTCGCCTCGAACAAGCTGGTCTACTCGGCGCACTTCTACGGCTACACCGGTCCGAACCACACCGGCGCGACCGGTACCGGCGAGACGCACGATCCGCGCTACCAGGACCTCTCCCGCGAGGACCTGTTCGCGACCCTGCAGCGACAGGCCTTCTACGTCACCTCCGAAACCGGCACCCACTTCACCGCGCCCCTGTGGATCAGTGAGTTCGGCATCGGCAGTGACGAGACGAACCCGAAGGCGCGGGCCTGGTTCGGCAATTTCGTGGACTATCTGATCGCCAACGACACCGATTTCGCCTACTGGCCCCTGGTCGGATGGGCCGGACACGGCAGCTGGTCCATCCTCAACTTCGATGACTCTGGCCGCCGTTCCGGGATCCTGGACGGCGCCGACTGGCGGGCCGCCAACTGGAACAGGCTCGTCTCCGCGCCGCAGAAGAGCGGCCAGGTCGCGGTCACCGACACCTGGGACATGCTCAACCTCGATCACGCCGATGCGGTCCAGTCGGCACACATGAGGTCGCTCGGGGACTGGGACTCGGGAGCCCGCAAGGGCACGTGCCCCGACGGGCAGCGGGTCCTCGGCCTGTCGCACCGTGACGGGCGCGGATTGTGCACCGACGCCGGGGCCGCCGCTCTGGCCGCCGCCGTACCGGTGGCGACCGTGGTGAGCGACGAACGCTACGTACAGCAGGGCGACTGGGCAGGCGGCTACTCCAAATACCAGTGCGGGCCCAACCAGTTCATGATCGGGTACAGCCTGCGGGGCCAGGCGGTCTCCGCGGTCCTCTGCGCCCGGGCCGGCAGGACGCTCGGGACGAACGGCCGCACCGTCTGGTTCGACCGGGGTGACAACCGGCCGGCCGGAGGCCCCGGGGGAGAGTTCGCGTCCGGCAACTACAAGGGGCAGTGCGGAACGGACGAGTACGCCGCGGGGATCGCCTTCACCGGGGCGTGGGCCAAGGGCAAGACGCCGGACGCCCTGTTGTGCCGCAAGTTGTGA
- a CDS encoding beta-galactosidase: MDSPAQDRARGLGARLGGLGFGGDYNPEQWDEATRAEDLRLMNEAGVNLVNLAVFAWARVEPARDAYDFGFFDTVMDDLAAHGITADLATMTASPPPWLAVEHPEILPVTASGGILSPGGRQHFCPSSPVFRDRAVRLVEAVATHYRDHPALGLWHVGNEYGIHVAECFCDTSAADFRNWLTARYGDVEALNAAWSTDFWSQRYASFDQVLPPRTAPTYPNPSQQLDFKRFSSDALRTCFTLERDVLRRLTPDVPVTTNFLAGHKAVDVHAWAPEMDVLALDSYPDPHEEAAHIGAALSYDLLRCAGGGKPWLLTEQAPSAVNWRARNGGKAPGRMRLWSWQAVAQGADAVMYFQWRQSRGGAEKFHSGMVPHAGSETRVHAEVRELGRELARVPELVGTRIRNEVGLVFDWDNWWALELDSHPSDGVRCLDRVLDHYTPLFEAGVGIDVVHPSADLSPYKLLVLPSHYLLSAGNAERLRAFVAEGGSLLASFFTGIVDEHDRVHVGGYPAPLGDVLGVRVEEFWPAAAGEPVHLRAPGGDASAFGQACGPAPAPASLWREDVKLVGARPELLFAGSDWDDDRPAATVHTYGEGTARYLATRPDPLTMRAIVDRALADAGVAPVLPGLPTGIQATVRHGADHDVLILLNHTGDTREVTLPAARRDLLDDKRPLVRHVALAPRGVAVLGNGGS; encoded by the coding sequence ATGGACTCTCCGGCACAAGACCGTGCCCGAGGCCTGGGCGCGCGACTGGGCGGCCTCGGATTCGGCGGCGACTACAACCCCGAGCAGTGGGACGAGGCCACCCGCGCCGAAGACCTGCGCCTGATGAACGAGGCGGGCGTCAACCTCGTCAACCTGGCCGTCTTCGCCTGGGCGCGCGTCGAACCCGCCCGCGACGCCTACGACTTCGGCTTCTTCGACACCGTCATGGACGACCTGGCCGCCCATGGCATCACCGCCGATCTGGCGACCATGACCGCGTCGCCGCCCCCGTGGCTCGCCGTCGAGCATCCCGAGATCCTGCCGGTCACCGCCTCCGGAGGCATCCTGTCCCCGGGCGGCCGCCAGCATTTCTGCCCCTCCAGCCCGGTCTTCCGCGACCGGGCCGTCCGCCTGGTCGAAGCCGTCGCCACGCACTACCGCGACCACCCGGCCCTGGGCCTGTGGCACGTGGGCAACGAGTACGGAATCCACGTCGCCGAATGCTTCTGCGACACCTCCGCCGCCGACTTCCGGAACTGGCTGACGGCCCGGTACGGCGACGTCGAGGCCCTCAACGCCGCCTGGTCCACCGACTTCTGGTCGCAGCGCTACGCATCCTTCGACCAGGTCCTGCCCCCGCGCACCGCACCCACCTACCCCAACCCCTCCCAGCAGCTCGACTTCAAGCGGTTCAGCAGCGACGCACTGCGCACGTGCTTCACCCTCGAACGCGACGTGCTGCGCCGCCTCACCCCCGACGTCCCGGTGACCACGAACTTCCTCGCCGGGCACAAGGCGGTCGACGTCCATGCCTGGGCGCCCGAGATGGACGTCCTCGCCCTCGACAGCTACCCCGACCCGCACGAGGAGGCGGCGCACATCGGCGCGGCACTGTCGTACGACCTCCTGCGCTGCGCGGGCGGGGGGAAGCCGTGGCTGCTGACCGAGCAGGCCCCGTCCGCCGTCAACTGGCGGGCCCGCAACGGGGGCAAGGCTCCCGGCCGGATGCGCCTGTGGAGCTGGCAGGCCGTCGCGCAGGGCGCGGACGCCGTCATGTACTTCCAGTGGAGGCAGTCCCGCGGCGGAGCCGAGAAGTTCCACTCCGGCATGGTCCCGCACGCGGGCTCCGAGACCCGGGTGCACGCCGAGGTGCGCGAGCTGGGCCGGGAACTGGCCCGGGTGCCCGAGCTGGTCGGCACGCGGATCCGCAACGAGGTCGGACTCGTCTTCGACTGGGACAACTGGTGGGCGCTCGAGCTCGATTCACACCCCTCGGACGGTGTGCGCTGCCTCGACCGCGTCCTCGACCACTACACCCCCCTGTTCGAAGCGGGCGTCGGCATCGATGTCGTCCACCCCTCCGCGGACCTCTCGCCGTACAAGCTGCTGGTGCTGCCCAGCCACTACCTGCTGTCGGCCGGGAACGCGGAGCGGCTGCGGGCCTTCGTGGCGGAAGGGGGATCCCTCCTCGCGTCGTTCTTCACCGGGATCGTCGACGAGCACGACCGCGTACACGTCGGCGGGTATCCGGCCCCGCTGGGCGACGTACTGGGCGTACGGGTCGAGGAGTTCTGGCCGGCCGCCGCCGGCGAGCCGGTCCATCTCCGGGCTCCGGGAGGAGACGCCTCGGCCTTCGGGCAGGCCTGCGGCCCCGCCCCCGCGCCGGCCTCGCTGTGGCGCGAGGACGTGAAGCTCGTCGGCGCCCGCCCCGAACTGCTCTTCGCCGGATCCGACTGGGACGACGACCGCCCGGCGGCCACGGTGCACACCTACGGCGAGGGCACGGCCCGCTACCTCGCGACCCGCCCCGATCCCCTCACGATGCGCGCCATCGTCGACCGCGCTCTCGCCGATGCCGGGGTCGCCCCCGTACTGCCCGGCCTGCCCACCGGAATCCAGGCGACGGTCCGGCACGGAGCGGATCACGACGTCCTCATCCTGCTCAACCACACCGGGGACACGCGCGAGGTGACACTGCCGGCCGCCCGACGCGACCTTCTCGACGACAAGAGGCCTCTCGTCCGCCACGTGGCCCTCGCACCGCGAGGCGTCGCGGTCCTGGGCAACGGCGGCAGTTGA